One genomic segment of Hydrocarboniclastica marina includes these proteins:
- a CDS encoding iron-siderophore ABC transporter substrate-binding protein: protein MPHVTRVFTVFMLFCTTLFLPLAGWSQTDPFPVVIEHAFGTTTITEKPVRVATVAWANHEVPLALGIVPVGFAAAGFGDDNGDGLLPWVSTRLEELQVGAPAYREPVLFDEGDGIDFEAVAATRPDVILAAYSGLSQADYDTLSLIAPVVAYPESPWSTGWREMIRINSAGLGMRAEGDALIERLENQIAETVADYPELEGKTAMFITHLDPTDLSIMRFYTPNDTRVSFFNDLGLRSPDSVARVTGAGQYAGEVSVEQIDLFNDVDIFVTYGEQQLREPLESNPLTSRMRAIENGSVVMLGRGTGATAANPTPLSIPWVLEAYVGALAEAARKSG, encoded by the coding sequence ATGCCGCACGTGACCCGAGTTTTTACCGTTTTCATGCTCTTCTGTACAACCTTGTTTTTACCCCTCGCCGGATGGTCACAGACTGATCCCTTTCCAGTCGTCATTGAACATGCGTTTGGAACCACAACGATTACCGAAAAGCCGGTACGCGTGGCGACAGTGGCGTGGGCCAATCACGAAGTTCCCCTCGCGCTGGGTATCGTGCCGGTCGGCTTCGCCGCGGCGGGCTTCGGCGATGATAATGGTGATGGTCTGTTGCCATGGGTCAGCACTCGCCTGGAGGAACTGCAGGTAGGCGCCCCGGCTTACCGCGAGCCGGTACTGTTCGATGAGGGGGACGGTATCGATTTCGAGGCCGTGGCGGCGACCCGGCCGGATGTCATTCTGGCGGCCTATTCCGGCCTGAGCCAGGCGGATTACGACACGCTCAGCCTGATCGCACCGGTGGTGGCCTATCCCGAGTCGCCGTGGTCGACGGGATGGCGGGAAATGATCCGTATCAACAGCGCCGGGCTGGGCATGAGGGCCGAGGGCGATGCGCTGATCGAGCGTCTTGAAAACCAGATAGCGGAGACTGTCGCGGATTACCCGGAGCTAGAAGGCAAAACGGCCATGTTCATCACCCACCTGGACCCGACAGACCTGAGCATCATGCGTTTTTACACCCCCAACGATACCCGTGTCAGCTTCTTCAATGACCTTGGGCTGCGCTCACCGGATAGCGTGGCCAGGGTCACCGGTGCAGGCCAGTACGCAGGTGAGGTGAGTGTCGAGCAGATCGACCTGTTCAACGATGTCGACATCTTCGTTACCTACGGTGAGCAGCAGTTGCGTGAGCCACTGGAGTCAAACCCGCTCACGTCGAGAATGCGTGCGATCGAAAATGGTTCAGTCGTCATGCTGGGTCGGGGTACGGGCGCTACGGCCGCGAATCCGACACCGCTCTCGATCCCCTGGGTACTTGAGGCCTACGTTGGTGCCCTGGCTGAAGCTGCGCGTAAGTCAGGATGA
- a CDS encoding FecCD family ABC transporter permease, with product MTALPQGSASDRNSLVKPAGLVMLVVLLVALCFLSVAVGTRDVSWAEIAAALQGQVSSIGEAAVAMRIPRTLLAALAGGALGLTGALMQGVTRNPLADPGILGVNMGASLAVVIGLAWFGMSMAAAYVWTAILGAGAAAVFVYIIGSLGRDGATPLKLALAGAATSVALSSFTVAVVLPRNDIAGGVRSWQIGGVGGATFDTIQLVLPFLLLGFLISLISARKLNMLALGDDLAAGLGEKVALARATAGVGAILLCGATTAACGPIGFVGLVVPHLCRLMVGVDHRWLLPFSALSGASLLLLADVLGRVIARPSELAVGVITAFIGAPFFIWIVRRQRVREL from the coding sequence GTGACGGCTCTGCCACAAGGGTCCGCCTCGGACCGGAACAGCCTGGTCAAACCGGCCGGCCTGGTGATGCTGGTCGTCCTTCTGGTCGCGCTTTGCTTTCTATCTGTCGCGGTCGGCACCCGGGATGTGTCCTGGGCGGAAATTGCGGCGGCGCTGCAGGGTCAGGTCAGCAGCATTGGCGAAGCGGCCGTGGCAATGCGTATTCCCCGTACACTCCTGGCCGCGCTAGCCGGCGGCGCCCTGGGACTGACCGGTGCGCTCATGCAGGGCGTTACGCGCAATCCTCTGGCTGATCCTGGCATTCTCGGGGTCAACATGGGTGCCTCGCTGGCGGTGGTTATCGGCCTGGCGTGGTTCGGCATGAGCATGGCAGCTGCTTATGTCTGGACCGCAATTCTGGGTGCCGGGGCGGCGGCCGTTTTTGTGTACATCATTGGATCCCTGGGGCGTGACGGGGCAACACCGTTGAAACTGGCGTTGGCCGGTGCAGCGACATCGGTCGCACTGTCCAGCTTTACAGTTGCCGTTGTGCTGCCCCGGAATGACATTGCCGGCGGTGTGAGGTCGTGGCAGATAGGCGGGGTTGGCGGTGCGACCTTCGATACCATCCAGTTGGTTCTGCCGTTTCTTCTGCTGGGTTTTCTGATCAGCCTGATATCCGCCCGCAAACTGAACATGCTGGCACTTGGCGATGACCTGGCGGCCGGGTTGGGCGAGAAAGTGGCGCTGGCGCGGGCCACAGCCGGCGTGGGGGCCATTCTGCTGTGCGGGGCCACCACGGCGGCTTGCGGCCCCATTGGTTTTGTTGGCTTGGTCGTGCCGCACCTCTGCCGGCTGATGGTCGGGGTGGACCACCGCTGGCTGCTGCCGTTCTCGGCACTCAGCGGTGCCAGCCTGTTGCTACTGGCGGATGTGCTCGGGCGCGTCATCGCGCGGCCGAGCGAGCTGGCGGTTGGGGTCATTACGGCTTTTATAGGCGCGCCGTTCTTTATCTGGATTGTCCGTCGGCAGCGGGTGCGGGAGTTGTGA
- a CDS encoding FecCD family ABC transporter permease produces MSAGLMGVRESVGAGRRRRNRRWTATLAMLGAVLVVGVAVTLMLGQSYTPPQDVMRVLLGEHVAGASFTVEHLRLPRALLSVLVGMSFGLGGVAFQILLRNPLASPDIIGISWGASAAAVFAIVVLQLDGTAVSVFSVAAGLGVALLVYGLSSRNGVAGTRLILIGIAVSAMIESFIAYLLSLAPAWDLQEAMRWLTGSVNAAQLEQAWPVLLGLMVFGGLLLSKTRDLEALRMGDDTAAALGVRVGLTRATVIVCAVGMIAVATAVTGPIAFVSFLSGPIAARIVGSNGSILIPSALVGASLVLVGDYIGQFLLPSRYPVGVVTGALGAPYLIYLIIRVNRGGGSL; encoded by the coding sequence GTGAGTGCCGGGTTAATGGGCGTTCGCGAAAGCGTAGGTGCCGGTCGCCGGCGGCGTAACCGCCGGTGGACCGCCACGCTGGCTATGCTGGGTGCTGTCCTGGTCGTGGGCGTTGCGGTGACGCTGATGCTGGGGCAATCGTATACACCGCCGCAGGATGTGATGCGCGTATTGTTGGGAGAACACGTAGCCGGTGCCAGTTTCACCGTGGAGCATCTGCGGCTGCCAAGGGCATTGCTCTCAGTGCTGGTGGGTATGAGCTTTGGCCTCGGTGGTGTGGCGTTCCAGATCTTGTTGCGCAACCCCCTGGCCAGCCCCGACATCATCGGCATCAGTTGGGGCGCAAGCGCAGCGGCTGTGTTTGCCATAGTAGTGCTGCAGCTGGATGGTACGGCCGTGTCAGTTTTTTCCGTGGCTGCGGGGCTCGGCGTAGCGCTGCTGGTTTACGGGCTGTCATCCCGAAACGGGGTGGCCGGCACGCGCCTGATTCTCATAGGCATCGCCGTCTCGGCCATGATTGAGAGCTTTATTGCCTACCTGCTGTCACTCGCGCCGGCCTGGGACCTGCAGGAAGCCATGCGTTGGCTGACCGGCAGTGTCAATGCGGCGCAGCTGGAGCAGGCGTGGCCTGTCTTGCTGGGGCTGATGGTGTTCGGTGGGCTTTTGCTGAGCAAGACGCGTGACCTGGAAGCGTTGCGGATGGGAGACGACACCGCCGCGGCGCTCGGCGTGCGCGTCGGCCTCACCCGCGCCACGGTGATTGTCTGTGCCGTCGGTATGATCGCTGTCGCTACGGCGGTTACCGGCCCGATTGCTTTTGTGTCCTTCCTTTCAGGGCCCATAGCCGCGCGTATCGTCGGCTCGAACGGGTCCATCCTGATTCCCTCCGCCCTGGTGGGCGCAAGTCTGGTGCTGGTCGGTGATTACATCGGCCAGTTCCTGTTGCCTAGCCGTTATCCCGTGGGTGTCGTTACGGGCGCCCTGGGCGCGCCCTATCTTATCTATCTGATCATTCGCGTGAATCGCGGAGGAGGCTCCCTTTGA
- a CDS encoding ABC transporter ATP-binding protein, whose product MTVGHQLVIENLSAGYTGRTILEGLDLHIEPGRITSIVGANACGKSTLLRTISRLLAPSGGRVLLDGKSVHRSPTRQLARTLGLLPQSPAAPEGITVADLVSRGRHPHHGLLSRWSRQDDEAVANALEVTQTTALADREVDELSGGQRQRVWIAMALAQETDLLLLDEPTTFLDVSHQIEVLDLLTDLNRARGTTIVMVLHDLNLAARYSDCLVAMAGGQIYAHGRPEDVLSESVLLSVFGLRSHVMPDPVSGKPMMLPIGRHCLTHG is encoded by the coding sequence TTGACCGTTGGGCACCAGCTTGTTATCGAAAACCTGTCCGCGGGCTATACCGGGCGCACCATTCTTGAAGGGCTTGACCTGCACATCGAGCCGGGCCGCATCACCTCGATTGTTGGCGCCAACGCCTGTGGCAAATCGACGCTTTTGCGAACCATCTCACGCCTGTTAGCTCCCAGCGGGGGCAGGGTGCTGCTTGACGGGAAGTCCGTGCATCGCAGTCCGACCCGCCAGCTCGCCCGAACGCTGGGCTTGCTGCCCCAGTCGCCTGCGGCGCCGGAGGGTATCACCGTAGCTGATCTGGTCAGTCGCGGGCGTCATCCGCACCACGGGTTGCTTTCCCGCTGGAGCCGGCAGGACGACGAAGCTGTCGCCAACGCGCTGGAGGTCACCCAAACCACGGCGCTTGCGGACCGGGAAGTGGATGAGTTATCGGGAGGTCAGCGCCAGCGTGTCTGGATCGCCATGGCGCTGGCGCAGGAAACTGACCTGTTACTGCTGGACGAGCCGACGACGTTCCTGGACGTGAGTCATCAGATCGAAGTGTTGGACCTGCTCACCGACCTGAACCGTGCGCGCGGCACCACTATTGTCATGGTGTTGCACGACCTCAATCTGGCGGCGCGGTACTCGGACTGCCTGGTCGCCATGGCAGGGGGGCAGATTTACGCCCACGGACGCCCGGAAGACGTCCTCAGTGAGTCGGTCCTTCTGTCCGTGTTCGGGTTACGCAGCCATGTAATGCCTGACCCTGTTTCCGGCAAGCCGATGATGCTGCCCATCGGTCGTCACTGCCTGACGCACGGGTAG
- a CDS encoding TonB-dependent siderophore receptor gives MTQGKRRAGSAQAHRLHANSTTLLCCASLMASPLSAYAQDPSGENKPDEVFRLSPIIVNAQAYADDDANSVVAQELWVGGKVATSILDTPASVSVITEKEIEQRNATTTEEILQYTPGVVTDYYGTDDRNDYFQIRGFQATTYRDGLTLGSMRGVREEPYAFERVEVLRGANSTLFGPADPGGSVNFVSKRPRFESFGEGYLTYGSFDHKEAGVDVGDALEASETVAYRFTGKIKDSEREYDHSEDDDQFVMGGLTWEPTAYTSATLILDYLNQDSTPNSGGYPFDREYDRSEFFGEPEYNFHDVERTSATTQLTHDFANGLVLRGNLRYSDLTDDLGYVYITDSSDRTGTLVDRGYIGTDSGAEELIGNAMLQYDASFERFDSSTLVGIEYRDATSESTSVYAPGAPIDVADPVYSGAPVNLVPYRGEEQDYKTKSVFLQQNLSFVERLIVTVGVRNDNLDLSSKNLLDSTRSSDDFSETSIRGAVTYRVTDEISTYVSRVESVAPPSIGTEPERGEQYEVGIKYSPLGMNALFSAAVYDLTKKDISIRVAQDDGTIEDETIGEARVRGLDLEAKAELIENLSLTAGYSYMDTEVRRADPLRDGTTIEGNEFNVAPRHTSSLWSYYTLSQMNMSFGLGARYTGAYYFDAANTAESDSATLFDAAFSYRIAKGTDVEVNVSNLLDEQHVVGSGTADYYNPGREITATLSYNW, from the coding sequence ATGACTCAAGGTAAGCGCCGGGCTGGTTCGGCACAGGCACATCGCCTACACGCCAATAGCACCACACTACTTTGCTGCGCCTCGCTGATGGCCAGTCCCCTGAGTGCCTATGCACAAGACCCAAGTGGCGAGAACAAGCCCGACGAGGTATTTCGACTCTCACCCATCATCGTCAACGCTCAGGCTTATGCCGACGACGACGCGAACTCCGTTGTGGCCCAGGAACTCTGGGTAGGCGGTAAAGTGGCCACCAGCATTCTCGATACGCCTGCCTCCGTTTCGGTCATTACGGAAAAAGAAATCGAGCAGCGCAACGCGACGACAACCGAAGAAATCCTGCAGTACACGCCCGGGGTGGTTACTGATTACTACGGGACCGACGACCGCAATGATTATTTCCAGATTCGCGGCTTCCAGGCCACGACCTACCGTGACGGGTTAACGCTCGGCTCGATGCGCGGCGTACGGGAGGAGCCCTACGCCTTCGAAAGGGTAGAGGTACTGCGGGGGGCGAACTCCACGCTTTTCGGTCCGGCTGACCCCGGTGGCTCGGTGAATTTTGTCAGCAAGCGGCCAAGGTTCGAGAGTTTTGGCGAGGGCTACCTGACCTATGGCTCGTTTGACCATAAGGAGGCGGGGGTTGACGTGGGCGACGCGCTCGAAGCCAGTGAAACCGTGGCCTACCGCTTTACCGGTAAAATCAAGGACAGCGAACGCGAATACGATCACTCCGAAGACGATGACCAATTCGTGATGGGCGGCCTGACGTGGGAGCCGACGGCCTATACCTCGGCCACGTTGATCCTGGACTACCTGAATCAGGACAGCACGCCCAACAGCGGTGGCTATCCGTTTGATCGGGAATATGACCGGAGTGAGTTCTTCGGGGAGCCGGAATACAACTTTCATGATGTTGAGCGGACCAGCGCTACCACGCAACTGACCCATGACTTCGCCAACGGGCTGGTCCTGCGGGGGAATCTGCGCTACAGCGACCTGACTGACGACCTCGGTTATGTCTACATCACAGACTCTTCCGACCGGACGGGCACCTTGGTGGATCGCGGTTATATCGGCACCGATAGCGGCGCAGAAGAACTCATCGGTAACGCCATGCTGCAATACGATGCCAGCTTTGAGCGATTCGACAGCAGCACGCTGGTCGGCATCGAATATCGCGATGCAACAAGTGAGAGCACATCCGTCTATGCGCCGGGCGCGCCGATCGATGTAGCGGATCCGGTATACAGTGGTGCCCCAGTCAATTTGGTGCCATACCGGGGTGAGGAGCAAGATTACAAAACCAAATCTGTCTTCCTGCAGCAGAATCTGTCCTTTGTCGAACGGCTTATTGTCACGGTGGGGGTACGCAACGACAACCTGGATCTGTCCAGTAAAAACCTGCTTGATAGCACTCGCTCATCCGATGATTTTTCAGAAACCAGCATTCGTGGCGCTGTGACCTACCGGGTCACCGACGAAATCTCCACCTACGTCAGCAGGGTAGAATCAGTCGCGCCACCGTCGATCGGTACTGAGCCCGAGCGCGGTGAGCAGTATGAAGTCGGTATTAAATACTCGCCGCTGGGCATGAATGCGCTGTTTTCGGCGGCGGTCTACGACCTGACGAAGAAAGACATCAGTATCCGGGTCGCTCAGGATGACGGCACCATCGAAGACGAAACAATCGGCGAGGCTCGCGTGCGCGGGCTTGACCTGGAGGCCAAGGCCGAGCTGATCGAGAACTTGAGCCTGACTGCCGGGTACTCCTACATGGATACCGAGGTGCGCCGTGCCGACCCCCTCCGGGATGGGACGACCATTGAAGGGAATGAGTTCAATGTGGCGCCGCGACATACGAGCTCGCTCTGGAGTTACTACACGCTTTCGCAGATGAACATGAGCTTCGGTCTAGGCGCCCGCTATACCGGCGCTTACTACTTCGACGCCGCCAACACCGCAGAAAGTGATTCGGCTACCCTGTTCGACGCGGCATTCAGCTACAGGATCGCCAAGGGCACAGATGTCGAGGTTAACGTCAGCAATCTGCTGGATGAGCAGCACGTGGTAGGTTCTGGAACAGCGGACTACTACAATCCCGGCAGGGAGATCACCGCGACGCTTAGCTACAATTGGTGA
- a CDS encoding alpha/beta hydrolase, with the protein MSAVAGGVVGTFKIWLLLCSALLSACAGVDVKERYQQTGPDVALSQTSYHVDIKSHDGVVLRATVYQPALEPGVDAPVIIHTHGFGAFRAPRRWSIYGQLVLSGQAAMAAWDSGYWVISYDQRGFGDSEGDVHLMDPDYEVKDFSSVVDWADENLPRILRDPSGDPFIGGSGESYGGAVQILASMQDPRIDAIVPIATWYDLKEALAPNGVVQSFWPFALDWLGTIGSGFDFDLINETSYQSALAGDIDSATTLDMSRRSPAEYCEKGEGIQADALFIQGLRDVLFPLNHGLANWECAREAGQDVYLVALQDGHIMPWPMQAFSGLPLFNTQANIRCGPYRTTAVAMILAFWDDKLKGKTTMRPRHCLTFAFGEPMPSAELLLEPGGEVFEVPEARVKLAFSGSLELLLQPWDWFAGWFIPAGTVLPATEQPVTGGTLRPAFLPLYRAREGDFLAGVPRLQLVTATERAEQAGMLFAGIGVRRPGSSAVEVIHEQFTPVPVPSGEQADMAGVVYPLAADETVGLVLQGYTGAYYGRGEGWRDTARVSGAVTLPLHHGGMD; encoded by the coding sequence ATGAGTGCTGTCGCGGGTGGTGTTGTGGGTACGTTCAAAATCTGGTTATTGCTGTGTTCCGCATTGCTGTCCGCGTGCGCGGGGGTCGATGTTAAGGAGCGCTACCAGCAGACCGGCCCGGACGTCGCGCTATCGCAGACCTCTTACCATGTTGACATCAAGTCCCATGACGGGGTCGTGCTCAGGGCAACTGTTTACCAGCCTGCGCTGGAGCCTGGAGTCGACGCACCGGTGATTATCCATACCCACGGGTTTGGGGCCTTTCGCGCGCCCCGTCGCTGGTCAATCTACGGCCAACTGGTGCTCTCGGGACAGGCCGCGATGGCCGCCTGGGATTCGGGCTACTGGGTCATCTCCTACGATCAGCGCGGCTTTGGCGACAGCGAAGGTGACGTGCACCTGATGGATCCGGACTATGAGGTGAAAGACTTCAGCAGCGTTGTGGATTGGGCTGATGAAAATCTTCCCCGGATACTGCGGGATCCGTCTGGTGACCCCTTTATAGGCGGCAGTGGCGAGAGCTATGGCGGTGCGGTACAGATTCTCGCCAGCATGCAGGATCCGCGTATTGACGCCATCGTCCCGATCGCCACATGGTACGACCTGAAAGAGGCGCTCGCGCCCAATGGTGTGGTCCAGAGCTTCTGGCCATTCGCCCTGGACTGGCTGGGCACTATCGGCAGCGGCTTTGACTTCGATCTCATCAACGAGACCAGTTATCAATCGGCCCTGGCTGGCGACATAGACAGCGCCACGACGCTGGACATGTCTCGCCGCAGCCCTGCCGAATATTGCGAGAAGGGAGAGGGCATCCAGGCCGACGCGCTCTTCATTCAGGGGCTACGGGATGTGCTATTCCCGCTCAATCACGGGCTGGCTAATTGGGAGTGCGCCCGCGAAGCCGGGCAGGATGTCTACCTGGTGGCCCTCCAGGACGGGCATATCATGCCATGGCCTATGCAGGCGTTTTCCGGCCTACCCTTGTTCAACACCCAAGCGAACATTCGGTGCGGACCCTACCGGACTACCGCAGTTGCCATGATCCTGGCCTTCTGGGACGACAAGCTCAAAGGCAAGACCACCATGCGGCCCCGTCACTGCCTGACCTTCGCGTTTGGTGAGCCTATGCCGTCGGCTGAACTTCTACTGGAGCCGGGCGGTGAGGTCTTCGAGGTGCCGGAGGCGCGGGTCAAGCTGGCGTTCAGCGGGAGTCTTGAGCTTCTACTTCAGCCCTGGGACTGGTTCGCGGGCTGGTTCATACCCGCGGGAACCGTGCTCCCGGCCACTGAACAGCCCGTGACTGGCGGCACGTTGCGGCCAGCATTTTTGCCCCTCTACCGGGCTCGCGAAGGTGATTTTCTGGCGGGGGTGCCGCGCCTGCAGCTTGTCACGGCAACGGAGCGGGCTGAGCAAGCGGGCATGCTATTCGCCGGTATCGGCGTGCGGCGGCCGGGTTCGTCCGCGGTCGAGGTGATCCATGAGCAGTTTACCCCCGTGCCCGTACCCAGCGGCGAACAGGCCGATATGGCCGGCGTCGTCTACCCCCTGGCAGCTGACGAGACGGTGGGCCTTGTCCTGCAAGGGTACACTGGCGCCTACTACGGCCGGGGCGAGGGCTGGCGGGACACGGCCCGGGTCAGCGGTGCCGTCACCCTGCCATTACATCATGGGGGCATGGACTGA
- a CDS encoding COG4315 family predicted lipoprotein, with translation MDVKKLLTATTLSLGLAGTALAQSGDQVQLKVTQSDIYGSYITDAEGRTLYLFTTDTQGDGKSAAQSSCYNGCAKAWPPLTTEEQPEAGEKLQQDLLGTFERKDGNTQVTYGGWPLYYFVKDTGAGSVTGQDKHGFGGEWYLLAPDGTKNEKQKDKNEKHNSSH, from the coding sequence ATGGACGTCAAAAAGCTTTTAACCGCAACCACTCTCTCCCTCGGCCTCGCCGGCACCGCCCTGGCCCAGTCCGGCGACCAGGTACAATTGAAAGTCACTCAGTCCGACATCTACGGCAGCTATATTACTGATGCCGAAGGACGCACCCTGTACCTCTTCACAACTGACACGCAGGGCGACGGAAAGTCTGCCGCGCAAAGTAGCTGTTACAACGGGTGCGCAAAAGCCTGGCCCCCCTTAACGACCGAAGAGCAGCCAGAAGCCGGCGAAAAGTTGCAGCAGGATCTGCTGGGAACCTTCGAGCGCAAGGATGGGAACACCCAGGTAACCTACGGCGGCTGGCCGCTATACTACTTCGTCAAGGATACAGGCGCAGGCTCAGTCACCGGGCAGGATAAACACGGCTTTGGCGGGGAGTGGTACCTGCTGGCACCAGATGGGACCAAGAACGAAAAGCAGAAGGACAAGAACGAGAAGCACAACAGCAGCCACTGA
- the cadR gene encoding Cd(II)/Pb(II)-responsive transcriptional regulator, whose translation MKIGQLAKRINSPVETIRYWEKEGLLPEPKRSDGNYRVYTDAHLERLLFVRNCRTLDMSLNEIRELLRLWDRPQEDCGEVNELIDSHTRHVVAQIDALRSLEAQLRELRQRCTNSRAVENCGIIEGLTTGSLPCGSTTGTHMQKASCQSSSPVPQRSR comes from the coding sequence ATGAAGATCGGCCAGCTTGCCAAACGGATCAATTCGCCAGTGGAGACGATTCGCTACTGGGAAAAAGAGGGGTTATTGCCGGAGCCAAAGCGCAGTGACGGCAACTACCGCGTCTACACCGATGCCCATCTGGAGCGCCTGCTGTTCGTGCGCAACTGCCGGACCCTGGATATGAGCCTGAACGAGATCCGCGAGCTCCTGCGGCTGTGGGACCGACCCCAGGAAGACTGTGGTGAAGTCAATGAGTTGATTGACAGCCATACCCGTCATGTCGTCGCCCAGATCGACGCCCTGCGGTCGCTGGAAGCGCAGTTGCGTGAGCTACGCCAGCGTTGCACCAACAGTAGGGCCGTCGAGAACTGTGGAATCATAGAGGGGCTCACCACGGGCTCATTGCCGTGCGGCTCGACCACCGGTACTCACATGCAAAAGGCGAGCTGTCAGAGTAGCAGCCCCGTACCTCAGCGTAGCCGTTAA
- a CDS encoding cation diffusion facilitator family transporter has protein sequence MSSHSHSHSHSHSNGGGHSHGSSRTLLFALAFTTSFAVVEIIGGVWADSLALLSDAGHMLTDSLSLAVGAFAAWLAARPASREHSFGLQRAEVLGALFNVMFMFAVIVFIAFEAVGRLADPPAVNGDIVLLVGGTGLFVNIGVAWVLMRGEQTMNVRGALLHVMGDLLGSVAALATGVIIYLGGPNVVDPLLSLFVCLLILVSAVRLLNEVTRVLMEGVPRGIDSREVSQALGNIEGVQAVHDMHIWSLSSTSHALAAHVDLETMQNWPDILPQLQSILRERFDIAHSTLQPENAKARASCDADPDCGGT, from the coding sequence ATGTCCAGTCATAGCCATAGCCATAGCCACAGCCACAGCAACGGCGGCGGTCACAGCCATGGCAGCAGCCGAACCCTGCTATTTGCATTGGCGTTCACGACCAGCTTCGCTGTGGTAGAGATCATTGGCGGCGTATGGGCCGACTCACTGGCCCTGCTGTCTGACGCCGGGCACATGCTTACTGACTCATTGTCTCTTGCGGTCGGGGCGTTCGCGGCATGGCTGGCGGCCCGGCCCGCATCACGTGAGCACTCTTTTGGGCTGCAGCGGGCAGAGGTGCTTGGTGCGCTGTTCAACGTCATGTTCATGTTTGCGGTTATTGTATTCATCGCTTTCGAGGCGGTCGGTCGTCTGGCTGATCCTCCGGCTGTGAACGGTGACATCGTCCTGCTCGTCGGCGGCACGGGACTGTTCGTCAATATTGGTGTCGCATGGGTTTTGATGCGGGGTGAGCAGACCATGAATGTGCGGGGGGCACTGTTGCACGTCATGGGTGACCTGCTGGGCTCGGTAGCCGCTCTGGCCACCGGGGTCATTATCTACCTGGGTGGGCCGAATGTTGTCGACCCGCTGTTGTCGCTGTTTGTCTGCCTGTTGATTCTGGTGTCCGCCGTACGTCTTTTGAACGAGGTAACGAGGGTCCTGATGGAAGGCGTGCCGCGCGGCATCGATTCCCGGGAAGTCAGCCAGGCGTTAGGGAATATCGAAGGCGTGCAGGCGGTCCACGATATGCACATCTGGAGCCTGTCCTCCACGAGTCACGCGCTGGCGGCCCATGTTGATCTGGAGACCATGCAGAACTGGCCTGACATTCTCCCTCAGCTGCAGTCGATTCTACGAGAGCGCTTCGACATCGCCCACAGCACGCTGCAGCCTGAGAACGCCAAGGCCCGGGCATCTTGTGACGCGGACCCTGATTGCGGCGGGACCTGA
- a CDS encoding glutathione peroxidase — MQNREGEKVPQVNFKVYQDGDWEEISSDQVFANKTVVLFALPGAYTPTCSSLQTPSFIRYADRFREYGVDDIVCLAVNDPFVMNAWQMDQEAQVIRFLPDGNGEFTEGMGMLVDKSELGFGKRSWRYSMLVKDGVIEKMFIEPEEPGDPYKVSGAETMLGYIDPNFRPPEQIAVFSKRGCPHCHRAFKLLEEKGKRYENIELGSNGVDHSSLRAVSGNNTTPQIFIEGKLIGGADQLEEYFQQGEA; from the coding sequence ATGCAGAACCGTGAAGGAGAAAAAGTCCCCCAGGTAAACTTCAAGGTCTACCAGGACGGCGACTGGGAAGAAATTTCCTCGGACCAGGTTTTTGCCAACAAGACCGTTGTCCTGTTCGCACTACCTGGGGCTTACACCCCGACCTGTTCCTCGCTTCAGACGCCCTCATTCATACGCTATGCAGACAGATTTCGAGAATACGGTGTTGATGACATCGTCTGCCTGGCCGTAAACGATCCGTTCGTCATGAACGCCTGGCAGATGGACCAGGAGGCCCAGGTAATCAGGTTTCTGCCCGACGGCAATGGCGAGTTTACCGAAGGCATGGGCATGCTGGTCGACAAGAGCGAGTTGGGCTTCGGCAAGCGCTCCTGGCGTTACAGCATGCTGGTCAAGGACGGCGTAATCGAAAAAATGTTCATAGAGCCCGAAGAGCCAGGCGACCCTTACAAAGTCAGCGGCGCCGAGACAATGCTGGGCTATATCGACCCGAATTTTCGTCCCCCCGAGCAAATTGCCGTTTTCAGCAAGCGCGGCTGCCCCCACTGCCATCGCGCCTTCAAGTTGCTTGAGGAAAAAGGCAAGCGTTACGAGAACATCGAACTCGGCAGCAACGGCGTTGACCACAGTTCTCTTCGGGCGGTTTCCGGTAACAATACTACGCCCCAGATTTTTATTGAGGGAAAACTGATCGGCGGCGCGGATCAGTTGGAGGAATACTTTCAGCAAGGCGAGGCCTGA